In one window of Armatimonadota bacterium DNA:
- a CDS encoding divergent polysaccharide deacetylase family protein, with protein MQPPGHGRSHGSPDASGSATSASESRRDLPDSSLAGRGPLPDTQWQPQRPLLPAAPGRVAIIVDDVGYNDGALDGFAEVDFPLTFSVLPQLDDSRRLARACAAAGFEVMLHLPMQPRNSDLDPGPGCVMVEMTDDEIAELVERNLTSVPGAVGANNHMGSLATADERVITAALSVLRRHGLFFVDSLTTGGSVAEEAAAEVGIPYAERSVFLDTNFTPEPTTTEEFCEAAQERVQQLGRIAQRRGSAIGICHYRPQTAQMLGLILPALEESGVAVVSVSNVMSGASRSVSPTRPGAAPRAEPGTHEPARDR; from the coding sequence GTGCAACCGCCTGGGCACGGTCGCTCCCACGGATCTCCGGACGCATCGGGGTCCGCGACCTCCGCCTCGGAATCTCGCAGGGATCTGCCAGATTCATCACTAGCAGGCCGCGGCCCGCTGCCGGACACCCAGTGGCAACCGCAGCGACCGCTCCTTCCTGCCGCGCCCGGCCGCGTCGCGATCATCGTTGACGACGTCGGCTACAACGACGGCGCGCTCGACGGCTTTGCGGAGGTGGATTTCCCGTTGACCTTCTCCGTGCTTCCCCAACTCGACGACTCGCGGCGACTGGCGCGCGCCTGCGCGGCCGCCGGGTTCGAAGTCATGCTCCACCTGCCGATGCAGCCGAGGAACTCGGATCTCGATCCCGGACCCGGCTGCGTCATGGTCGAGATGACCGACGACGAGATTGCCGAGCTAGTGGAGCGGAACCTGACCAGCGTCCCGGGCGCGGTGGGCGCCAACAACCACATGGGGTCGCTGGCAACCGCCGACGAACGGGTAATAACCGCCGCGCTGTCCGTGCTGCGCCGACACGGTCTGTTTTTCGTGGATAGTCTCACGACCGGCGGCAGCGTGGCGGAGGAAGCGGCCGCCGAGGTCGGCATTCCCTACGCCGAGCGGAGCGTCTTCCTCGACACGAATTTCACGCCCGAGCCGACGACCACGGAGGAGTTCTGCGAGGCGGCGCAGGAGCGCGTGCAGCAGTTGGGGCGCATCGCGCAGCGCCGCGGTTCAGCGATCGGCATTTGCCACTACCGGCCGCAGACGGCGCAGATGCTCGGCCTCATCCTGCCCGCGCTCGAGGAATCCGGCGTCGCAGTGGTAAGCGTATCGAACGTGATGTCGGGGGCGAGCCGAAGCGTGTCACCGACGCGCCCCGGCGCCGCGCCGAGAGCAGAGCCGGGAACTCACGAGCCCGCGCGCGACCGCTGA
- a CDS encoding S41 family peptidase — protein sequence MRPKGSNPMHRKHRTALVALLVALMACSFTAGRQFQSLYDSAAGRIDIADALRATQLASAVGVTPADVTDDVDLRPLETFGQVLKNIDNLYVAPVEDRSKLTYGAIRGMLAALEDPYTRFMEPEEYRAFQQENQGHFEGIGATIGLTEIKGNEDAAKVTPGLRCPACGSEIHPRRFRVTIIAPLPGSPATEAGVQAGDLILGIDDVSTEGMTLGDAVKRIRGERGTTVKLLLGREGASQPVLKEIVRGPIQVPTVETKMLEDGIGYMRLNYFYEDTGRSVEQGLEKLRSQNMRALLLDVRNNPGGLLNRCIDVVRHFVDEEPVVYVQERGQPMHPFYGGERGKGHRFEYPLVVLINKGSASASEILAGGIQDAKVGVLVGTTTHGKGSVQTVLPLKDGSALALTTSKWYTLGRRGIDHEGVKPDVVVEVPPEARLASAEDTQYQKALEMLRQQVAARP from the coding sequence ATGAGACCGAAAGGCAGCAATCCCATGCATCGCAAGCATCGCACAGCGCTCGTCGCGCTGCTGGTCGCCCTGATGGCGTGCTCGTTCACGGCCGGCCGGCAGTTCCAGAGCCTTTACGACAGCGCCGCCGGGCGCATTGACATAGCCGACGCCCTGCGCGCGACTCAGCTCGCCAGCGCGGTCGGCGTGACGCCGGCGGACGTCACGGACGACGTCGACCTCAGGCCCCTGGAGACGTTCGGCCAGGTGCTCAAGAACATAGATAACCTGTACGTCGCGCCCGTCGAGGATCGATCCAAGCTGACCTACGGGGCGATCCGCGGCATGCTCGCGGCACTCGAAGATCCGTACACGAGGTTCATGGAGCCGGAGGAGTATCGAGCGTTTCAGCAGGAGAACCAGGGCCACTTCGAGGGCATCGGCGCAACCATCGGCCTCACCGAGATAAAAGGGAACGAGGACGCGGCGAAGGTCACGCCCGGCTTGCGCTGCCCCGCGTGCGGCTCGGAGATTCACCCGCGGCGCTTCCGCGTCACGATCATAGCGCCGCTGCCCGGCAGCCCGGCGACCGAGGCGGGCGTGCAGGCCGGCGATCTGATTCTCGGGATTGACGACGTGTCCACCGAGGGCATGACCCTCGGCGATGCCGTCAAGCGCATCCGCGGCGAGCGGGGCACCACGGTCAAGCTGCTGCTCGGACGCGAGGGGGCGAGCCAGCCCGTGCTCAAGGAGATCGTGCGTGGGCCGATTCAGGTGCCCACGGTTGAGACGAAGATGCTCGAGGACGGCATCGGCTACATGCGTTTGAACTACTTCTACGAGGATACCGGGCGGTCGGTCGAGCAGGGATTGGAGAAACTCCGCTCGCAGAACATGCGCGCGCTGTTGCTCGACGTGCGCAACAACCCCGGCGGGCTGCTCAACCGGTGCATAGACGTCGTGCGCCACTTCGTTGATGAAGAGCCGGTGGTGTACGTTCAGGAGCGCGGCCAGCCGATGCATCCTTTCTACGGCGGGGAGCGCGGCAAGGGGCACCGGTTCGAGTACCCGCTGGTGGTACTCATCAACAAGGGCAGCGCGAGCGCCTCCGAGATCCTCGCCGGCGGCATCCAGGACGCGAAGGTCGGCGTGCTCGTCGGCACCACGACGCACGGCAAAGGCTCGGTGCAGACGGTGCTGCCGCTGAAGGACGGTTCCGCCCTGGCGCTCACGACCTCCAAGTGGTACACGCTGGGGCGCCGCGGCATTGATCACGAGGGGGTGAAGCCGGACGTCGTGGTCGAGGTGCCTCCGGAAGCCAGGCTCGCGAGCGCGGAAGACACCCAATACCAGAAGGCGCTCGAGATGCTGCGGCAGCAGGTAGCGGCCCGCCCGTAG